A region of Streptomyces sp. WMMC500 DNA encodes the following proteins:
- a CDS encoding iron-containing alcohol dehydrogenase family protein → MPVLSRLIPSPLTVDIHAGALDHLGDLLSDQRVAPTGRLAFAISPRSGQALRDRFAPAFPGADWFVDADGTIDGAVRLADSIKKSGRYDAVVGLGGGKVIDSAKYAAARVGLPMVAVATNLANDGLCSPVSTLDNDAGRGSYGVPNPIAIVIDLDVIRDAPARFVRAGIGDVTCKISAIADWELSHRETGEPVDGLAAAMARSAGDSVLRHPGGIGDDSFLTILAEALVLCGISMSITGDTRPASGACHEISHAFDLLYPRRNALHGEQCGFGGTFATFLRGDRAMALLMAEVLRRHGLPVLPGEMGFTDDEFVKAVEFAPQTRPGRYTILEHLDLSTDQIRDAYADYAKAIGS, encoded by the coding sequence GTGCCGGTATTGAGCCGACTGATCCCGTCCCCGCTGACGGTCGACATCCACGCCGGGGCCCTGGACCACCTCGGCGACCTGCTGTCCGACCAGCGCGTGGCGCCGACGGGCCGGCTGGCCTTCGCCATCAGCCCGCGCTCCGGGCAGGCGCTGCGCGACCGCTTCGCGCCCGCGTTCCCGGGCGCCGACTGGTTCGTCGACGCCGACGGCACCATCGACGGCGCCGTTCGGCTCGCCGACTCCATCAAGAAGAGCGGCAGGTACGACGCGGTCGTCGGCCTCGGCGGCGGCAAGGTCATCGACTCCGCCAAGTACGCCGCCGCCCGCGTCGGGCTGCCCATGGTCGCCGTGGCGACCAACCTGGCGAACGACGGCCTCTGCTCGCCGGTGTCCACGCTGGACAACGACGCGGGCCGCGGCTCGTACGGCGTGCCGAACCCGATCGCGATCGTCATCGACCTGGACGTCATCCGCGACGCCCCCGCCCGCTTCGTACGGGCCGGCATCGGCGACGTCACGTGCAAGATCTCCGCGATCGCGGACTGGGAGCTGTCGCACCGCGAAACCGGCGAGCCTGTCGACGGCCTGGCCGCGGCGATGGCCCGCAGCGCCGGCGACTCCGTGCTGCGCCACCCCGGCGGCATCGGCGACGACAGCTTCCTGACGATCCTCGCCGAGGCGCTGGTGCTCTGCGGCATCTCGATGTCCATCACCGGCGACACCAGGCCCGCGTCCGGCGCCTGCCACGAGATCAGCCACGCCTTCGACCTGCTCTACCCGCGGCGCAACGCGCTCCACGGCGAGCAGTGCGGCTTCGGCGGCACCTTCGCGACCTTCCTGCGCGGCGACCGCGCCATGGCGCTGCTCATGGCCGAGGTGCTGCGCCGGCACGGCCTGCCCGTGCTGCCCGGGGAGATGGGCTTCACGGATGACGAGTTCGTGAAGGCGGTCGAGTTCGCGCCGCAGACCCGGCCCGGCCGGTACACGATCCTCGAACACCTCGACCTGTCCACCGACCAGATCAGGGACGCGTACGCCGACTATGCCAAAGCCATCGGTAGCTGA
- a CDS encoding phosphocholine cytidylyltransferase family protein codes for MIGLVLAAGAGRRLRPYTDTLPKALVPVDGETTVLDLTLGNFAEIGLTEAAIIVGYRKEAVYERKDALERAYGLKLTLIDNDKAEEWNNAYSLWCGRDSLRHDVILANGDTVHPVSVEKTLLAARGDGRKIILALDTVKQLADEEMKVVADPDKGVRQITKLMDPATATGEYIGVTLIESAAADELADALKTTFERDPDLYYEDGYQELVNRGFKIDVAPIGDIAWVEIDNHDDLAKGREIACRY; via the coding sequence ATGATCGGCCTCGTGCTGGCGGCCGGCGCCGGACGGCGTCTGCGCCCCTACACCGACACCCTGCCGAAGGCCCTGGTGCCCGTCGACGGGGAGACCACCGTCCTCGACCTCACCCTCGGCAACTTCGCCGAGATCGGGCTCACCGAGGCGGCGATCATCGTCGGCTACCGCAAGGAGGCCGTGTACGAGCGCAAGGACGCCCTGGAGCGCGCGTACGGACTGAAGCTCACCCTGATCGACAACGACAAGGCAGAGGAGTGGAACAACGCCTACTCCCTGTGGTGCGGCCGGGACTCGCTCAGGCACGACGTGATCCTCGCCAACGGCGACACCGTCCACCCCGTCTCCGTCGAGAAGACCCTGCTCGCCGCCCGCGGCGACGGCAGGAAGATCATCCTCGCCCTCGACACGGTCAAGCAGCTCGCCGACGAGGAGATGAAGGTCGTCGCCGACCCCGACAAGGGCGTCCGGCAGATCACCAAGCTGATGGACCCGGCCACGGCCACCGGCGAGTACATCGGCGTCACCCTCATCGAGAGCGCCGCCGCGGACGAGCTGGCCGACGCGCTGAAGACCACCTTCGAGCGCGACCCGGACCTCTACTACGAGGACGGCTACCAGGAGCTGGTCAACCGCGGCTTCAAGATCGACGTCGCGCCCATCGGGGACATCGCCTGGGTCGAGATCGACAACCACGACGACCTCGCCAAGGGCAGGGAGATCGCGTGCCGGTATTGA
- a CDS encoding DUF5941 domain-containing protein, which yields MRTAILIGPPVPGSPLESDLRSLGYDDVRTAADVADAATVLALLPGDGGVALVDSRFVGHRHSLRLTLADPRFPGAAVPGVVAVRTPAARTALSRAVMRSRTLDGVAEQTSAQLADADGPLARPELGVLVAAVPEDALARAKATDAVAAVDEEKARLRAAVKSRDGFFTTFFISPYSRYLARWCANRGLTPNQVTTASLATAVLAAGCAATGTRAGFVAAGALLLLSFVLDCTDGQLARYSLQYSTLGAWLDATFDRAKEYAYFAGLALGAANADGDDVWALALAAMVLQTCRHVVDFAFNESLAGTTAAAADTSPTAALSERLDRLGWTVWLRRMIVLPIGERWALIAVLTAVTTPRVVFVVLLVGMGLAASYTTAGRVLRSLRRRVPRSEQALKALDELTDTGPLAEAAARSLRAPARSLPWGVTGMAPALAAAGGALLVALALFTPYGTWWPLIGAVGYVLTSALAVSRPLAGPLDWLVPPVFRAAEYGLVLVLAARSEVNGALPAAFGLVAAVAYHHYDTVYRIRGGTGAPPRRLVRAIGGHEGRALAVTLAAALLTGTGFTFALAAIAVAVALVVLTESIRFWVSSGAPAVHDETGEPA from the coding sequence CTGCGGACCGCAATCCTGATCGGCCCGCCCGTTCCCGGGTCCCCCCTGGAGAGCGACCTGAGGTCGCTGGGCTACGACGACGTGCGTACCGCCGCGGACGTGGCAGACGCCGCCACCGTCCTCGCGCTGCTGCCCGGGGACGGCGGGGTCGCGCTCGTCGACAGCCGCTTCGTCGGCCACCGGCACAGCCTGCGGCTCACCCTCGCCGACCCCCGCTTCCCCGGCGCGGCCGTGCCCGGGGTGGTGGCGGTGCGCACCCCCGCGGCCCGCACCGCGCTCTCCCGCGCGGTGATGCGCAGCCGGACCCTCGACGGCGTCGCCGAGCAGACCTCCGCGCAACTCGCCGACGCCGACGGCCCGCTGGCCCGGCCGGAGCTGGGCGTGCTGGTGGCGGCCGTACCCGAGGACGCCCTGGCCCGGGCGAAGGCGACGGACGCGGTCGCCGCCGTGGACGAGGAGAAGGCCCGGCTGCGCGCCGCGGTCAAGAGCCGCGACGGGTTCTTCACCACCTTCTTCATCAGCCCCTACTCGCGCTACCTGGCCCGCTGGTGCGCCAACCGCGGCCTGACCCCGAACCAGGTCACCACCGCCTCCCTGGCCACCGCCGTGCTCGCCGCCGGCTGCGCGGCCACGGGCACCCGCGCCGGCTTCGTCGCCGCCGGCGCGCTGCTGCTGCTGTCGTTCGTGCTGGACTGCACCGACGGCCAGCTCGCCCGCTACTCGCTGCAGTACTCCACGCTGGGCGCCTGGCTCGACGCCACCTTCGACCGCGCCAAGGAGTACGCCTACTTCGCGGGCCTCGCCCTCGGCGCGGCCAACGCCGACGGCGACGACGTGTGGGCCCTCGCGCTGGCCGCCATGGTGCTGCAGACCTGCCGGCACGTCGTCGACTTCGCCTTCAACGAGTCCCTCGCCGGCACCACCGCGGCGGCGGCCGACACCAGTCCCACGGCCGCGCTGTCCGAGCGGCTCGACCGGCTCGGCTGGACGGTGTGGCTGCGCCGCATGATCGTGCTGCCGATCGGCGAACGCTGGGCGCTGATCGCCGTGCTCACCGCCGTCACCACGCCGCGCGTCGTCTTCGTCGTCCTGCTCGTCGGCATGGGGCTCGCCGCCTCCTACACCACCGCGGGCCGGGTGCTGCGCTCCCTCAGGCGCCGCGTCCCCCGCAGCGAGCAGGCGCTCAAGGCCCTCGACGAGCTGACCGACACCGGCCCGCTCGCCGAGGCCGCCGCCCGCTCCCTGCGCGCCCCGGCGCGCTCCCTCCCGTGGGGCGTGACCGGCATGGCGCCCGCGCTCGCCGCGGCCGGCGGCGCGCTCCTCGTGGCGCTGGCGCTCTTCACCCCGTACGGCACCTGGTGGCCCCTGATAGGCGCCGTCGGTTACGTCCTGACCTCGGCACTCGCCGTCTCCCGGCCGCTCGCCGGGCCGCTGGACTGGCTCGTGCCGCCGGTCTTCCGGGCCGCCGAGTACGGGCTCGTCCTGGTGCTCGCCGCCCGCTCCGAGGTGAACGGAGCACTTCCTGCAGCTTTCGGACTGGTGGCCGCCGTCGCCTACCATCACTACGACACCGTGTACCGCATCCGCGGCGGCACGGGTGCGCCCCCGCGCCGGCTGGTGCGGGCGATCGGCGGGCACGAGGGACGGGCGCTGGCGGTCACGCTGGCGGCGGCTCTGCTGACCGGCACGGGCTTCACGTTCGCGCTCGCGGCCATCGCCGTGGCCGTGGCGCTGGTGGTGCTCACCGAGAGCATCCGCTTCTGGGTCTCCTCCGGAGCCCCCGCAGTACACGACGAAACAGGAGAACCCGCATGA
- the galE gene encoding UDP-glucose 4-epimerase GalE, whose protein sequence is MTWLITGGAGYIGAHVVRSMAGAGERVVVLDDGSTGNPARLPADVPLVRGTFLDRLLLDRTFAEYGVTGVVHLAAKKRVGESVEQPLSYYRENVHGLGVLLEAVVAAGVRRFVLSSSAAVYGTPDVALVTEDTPCLPINPYGETKLAGEWLLRATGRAHGLATACLRYFNVAGAAAPELADTGVFNVIPMFFERLTAHEPMRIFGDDYPTPDGTCIRDYVHVVDLADAHLAAARRVAAPAVSGDLTVNLGSGTGVSVRELTEVVADVTGRREHAPVVRPRRPGDPARVVASYDLAAKELGWLPRLDVRAMVESAWAGWLHSRPAARRG, encoded by the coding sequence ATGACGTGGTTGATCACCGGCGGGGCCGGTTACATCGGCGCGCATGTCGTGCGGTCCATGGCGGGTGCCGGGGAGCGGGTCGTCGTGCTGGACGACGGGTCCACCGGCAATCCGGCCCGGCTGCCCGCGGACGTACCGCTGGTGCGCGGCACGTTCCTGGACCGGCTGCTGCTCGACCGGACCTTCGCCGAGTACGGCGTCACGGGCGTGGTGCACCTGGCGGCGAAGAAGCGGGTCGGCGAGTCCGTGGAGCAGCCGCTCTCGTACTACCGGGAGAACGTGCACGGCCTGGGCGTGCTGCTGGAGGCCGTGGTGGCCGCGGGCGTCCGGCGCTTCGTGCTGTCCTCCTCCGCCGCCGTCTACGGCACGCCGGACGTCGCTCTCGTCACCGAGGACACCCCCTGTCTGCCGATCAACCCGTACGGCGAGACCAAGCTCGCCGGCGAGTGGCTGCTGCGGGCCACCGGCCGCGCGCACGGGCTGGCCACCGCCTGCCTGCGCTACTTCAACGTCGCCGGTGCGGCCGCCCCCGAGCTGGCGGACACCGGGGTGTTCAACGTGATCCCGATGTTCTTCGAGCGGCTGACGGCGCACGAGCCGATGCGGATCTTCGGCGACGACTACCCCACCCCCGACGGCACCTGTATCCGCGACTACGTGCACGTGGTCGACCTCGCCGACGCCCACCTGGCGGCGGCCCGCCGCGTCGCCGCCCCGGCGGTCTCCGGCGACCTGACGGTGAACCTCGGCAGCGGCACGGGCGTGTCGGTGCGGGAGCTGACCGAGGTCGTCGCCGACGTCACGGGGCGGCGCGAGCACGCCCCGGTGGTCCGCCCCCGGCGCCCCGGGGACCCGGCCCGGGTGGTCGCGTCGTACGACCTGGCGGCCAAGGAGCTGGGCTGGCTCCCCCGGCTGGACGTGCGCGCCATGGTCGAGTCCGCCTGGGCGGGCTGGCTGCACAGCCGTCCGGCGGCGCGGCGCGGCTGA
- a CDS encoding cation diffusion facilitator family transporter yields MGAGHDHSHGPAAGTASAAHRGRLRVALLLTLSVLGLQVVGGVITGSLALVADAGHMATDVVGLSMALLAIHFANRPTSERRTFGFARAEILAALANCLLLFGVGGYILYQAVRRFMDPPEIEGGLTFAFGAAGLVVNLISLALLMRGRQESLNVRGAFLEVLADALGSVAVIISALVIVTTGWQYADPVASLAIGSMIIPRTFRLLREALDVLLEAAPRDVDVSEVRTHILALPGVVELHDLHVWTITSGMPVISAHVVVREDVLQAVGQERLLHDLQGCLGDHFDVDHCTFQIEPVGHAEHEAHLCH; encoded by the coding sequence ATGGGCGCTGGGCACGACCACTCCCACGGACCGGCCGCCGGCACGGCCTCCGCCGCGCACCGCGGCCGGCTGCGCGTCGCCCTGCTCCTCACGCTCTCGGTGCTGGGGCTGCAGGTGGTCGGCGGGGTGATCACGGGTTCGCTGGCGCTCGTCGCGGACGCCGGGCACATGGCGACCGACGTGGTCGGGCTGTCCATGGCGCTGCTGGCGATCCACTTCGCGAACCGGCCGACGAGCGAGCGGCGCACCTTCGGCTTCGCGCGGGCCGAGATCCTGGCGGCGCTGGCGAACTGTCTGCTGCTCTTCGGCGTCGGCGGCTACATCCTCTACCAGGCGGTGCGCCGCTTCATGGACCCGCCGGAGATCGAGGGCGGGCTGACGTTCGCGTTCGGTGCCGCGGGCCTGGTGGTCAACCTGATCTCGCTGGCGCTGCTGATGCGCGGCCGGCAGGAGAGCCTGAACGTGCGCGGCGCCTTCCTGGAGGTGCTGGCGGACGCGCTCGGGTCGGTCGCGGTGATCATCTCGGCGCTGGTGATCGTCACCACCGGCTGGCAGTACGCGGACCCGGTCGCCTCGCTCGCCATCGGCTCGATGATCATCCCGCGGACGTTCCGGCTGCTGCGGGAGGCGCTGGACGTGCTGCTGGAGGCGGCGCCCAGGGACGTGGACGTCTCCGAGGTGCGTACGCACATCCTCGCGCTGCCGGGCGTGGTGGAGCTGCACGACCTGCACGTGTGGACGATCACCTCGGGGATGCCCGTGATATCGGCGCACGTCGTGGTCAGGGAGGACGTGCTGCAGGCCGTGGGGCAGGAGCGGCTGCTGCACGATCTGCAGGGGTGCCTCGGCGACCACTTCGACGTCGACCACTGCACGTTCCAGATCGAGCCCGTCGGACACGCCGAGCACGAGGCACATCTCTGTCATTGA
- the idi gene encoding isopentenyl-diphosphate Delta-isomerase gives MPAATTEEIMLELVDEDGTTVGTAEKLSAHRAPGRLHRAFSVFLFDTAGRMLIQQRALGKYHSPGVWSNSCCGHPYPGESPLAAAARRTFEELGVSPALLAEAGTVTYHHPDPESGLVEHEYNHLFAGLLRAEPRPAADEVGAVAFVTAEELAERHAEDPFSAWFMTVLDAARPAIRELTGPASGW, from the coding sequence ATGCCGGCCGCTACCACCGAAGAGATCATGCTGGAGCTCGTCGACGAGGACGGCACCACCGTCGGCACCGCCGAGAAGCTGTCCGCGCACCGGGCGCCCGGCCGGCTGCACCGCGCGTTCTCCGTATTCCTCTTCGACACCGCCGGCCGGATGCTCATCCAGCAGCGGGCGCTCGGCAAGTACCACTCCCCCGGCGTGTGGTCCAACTCGTGCTGCGGCCACCCCTACCCGGGCGAGTCGCCGCTGGCCGCCGCGGCCCGCCGGACGTTCGAGGAGCTGGGTGTCTCGCCGGCGCTGCTGGCCGAGGCGGGGACGGTGACGTACCACCACCCGGACCCGGAGTCGGGACTGGTCGAGCACGAGTACAACCACCTCTTCGCCGGGCTGCTGCGGGCCGAGCCGCGGCCGGCCGCGGACGAGGTCGGCGCGGTCGCCTTCGTCACGGCGGAGGAGCTGGCCGAGCGGCACGCCGAGGACCCGTTCTCGGCGTGGTTCATGACGGTGCTCGACGCTGCCAGGCCGGCCATCCGGGAACTGACGGGGCCGGCGTCCGGCTGGTGA
- a CDS encoding ATP-binding protein, with protein sequence MNDGGRLRPEPGQVVPAAYEGTWKFDAPALDSSVPQSRHAVRELLVRRRVPIGDELLQSVLLIVSELVTNAVRHAGVLSPEIGVELSVSAGWVRVAVRDQHPYRPKALQADEAETGGRGLLLVKTLTHEAGGACDVQHTVDGGKVIWASLPLPGFTSRTPAPSVPGWPAWQRRAPS encoded by the coding sequence GTGAACGACGGCGGAAGACTCAGACCCGAGCCGGGGCAGGTCGTCCCGGCGGCTTACGAGGGCACCTGGAAGTTCGACGCCCCGGCGCTCGACTCCTCCGTGCCCCAGTCCCGGCACGCCGTACGCGAGCTCCTCGTCCGCCGGCGCGTGCCCATCGGCGACGAACTGCTGCAGAGCGTGCTGCTGATCGTCTCGGAACTGGTGACGAACGCGGTCCGGCACGCCGGTGTGCTCTCCCCGGAGATCGGCGTCGAGCTGTCGGTCAGCGCCGGCTGGGTCCGCGTCGCCGTCCGGGACCAGCACCCGTACCGCCCGAAGGCCCTGCAGGCGGACGAAGCGGAGACGGGCGGCCGGGGCCTGCTGCTCGTCAAGACGCTCACGCACGAGGCGGGCGGTGCCTGCGACGTCCAGCACACCGTCGACGGCGGGAAGGTGATCTGGGCCTCCCTCCCGCTGCCCGGCTTCACCAGCCGGACGCCGGCCCCGTCAGTTCCCGGATGGCCGGCCTGGCAGCGTCGAGCACCGTCATGA
- a CDS encoding ABC-F family ATP-binding cassette domain-containing protein, whose protein sequence is MSFPSTPHTAASVICSGLAFTWPDGTTVFEGFDLAVGPGRTGLVGRNGTGKSTLLRLMAGELSPAAGTVRAAGSVGYLPQNLVLDTAARVDAVLGIAGVRRALHAIEAGDAAEEHFTAVGDDWDVEERARATLDELGLAHVGLDRTIGEVSGGESVLLRLAALLMRRPDVLLLDEPTNNLDLTARRRLYAAVESWPGVLVIVSHDRELLDRVDQVADLRDGEVAWYGGNFTAYEEALAVEQEAAERTVRSAEADLKRQKRELAEAHEKLSKRKRYADKQFANKREPKIVMNARKREAQVSAGKHRIMHEERLKDAGKRLDEAEAAVRDDDEIRVDLSYTAVPAGREVFTLRGLELRYGARVEALQVRGPERIALTGRNGAGKSTLLRTVAGELAPRAGEAAVHVPLRYLPQRLDVLDDALSIVENVALLAPAATNQQIRARLARFLFRQGRADQIVGTLSGGERFRATLAALMLAEPAPQLLMLDEPTNNLDLASVRQLVRALESYAGALVVASHDVRFLRDIGITRWLALDGEVSDIEPL, encoded by the coding sequence ATGTCATTTCCCTCCACGCCGCACACCGCGGCCTCCGTCATCTGCTCCGGGCTGGCCTTCACCTGGCCCGACGGCACGACCGTCTTCGAGGGCTTCGACCTCGCGGTCGGCCCCGGCCGCACCGGGCTGGTCGGCCGCAACGGCACGGGCAAGTCCACGCTGCTGCGGCTGATGGCCGGGGAGCTGAGCCCGGCCGCCGGCACGGTCAGGGCCGCGGGCTCGGTCGGCTACCTGCCGCAGAACCTCGTCCTCGACACCGCCGCGCGGGTCGACGCGGTGCTGGGCATCGCCGGTGTGCGGCGCGCGCTGCACGCGATCGAGGCGGGGGACGCCGCCGAGGAGCACTTCACCGCCGTCGGCGACGACTGGGACGTCGAGGAGCGTGCCCGCGCCACCCTCGACGAGCTCGGCCTGGCGCACGTCGGCCTCGACCGCACCATCGGCGAGGTCTCCGGCGGCGAGTCGGTGCTGCTGCGGCTGGCGGCGCTGCTCATGCGGCGGCCGGACGTGCTGCTGCTGGACGAGCCGACGAACAACCTCGACCTGACGGCCCGCCGCCGGCTGTACGCGGCCGTGGAGTCGTGGCCGGGCGTGCTGGTGATCGTCAGCCACGACCGCGAACTGCTCGACCGCGTCGACCAGGTGGCAGACCTGCGGGACGGCGAAGTCGCCTGGTACGGCGGCAACTTCACGGCGTACGAGGAGGCGCTGGCCGTCGAGCAGGAGGCCGCCGAGCGGACGGTGCGCTCCGCGGAGGCCGACCTCAAGCGGCAGAAGCGCGAGCTGGCCGAGGCCCACGAGAAGCTGAGCAAGCGCAAGCGGTACGCCGACAAGCAGTTCGCGAACAAGCGCGAGCCGAAGATCGTCATGAACGCGCGCAAGCGGGAGGCCCAGGTCTCCGCCGGCAAGCACCGCATCATGCACGAGGAGCGGCTGAAGGACGCCGGCAAGCGGCTGGACGAGGCGGAGGCGGCGGTACGGGACGACGACGAGATCCGCGTCGACCTGTCGTACACCGCCGTGCCCGCGGGCCGGGAGGTGTTCACGTTGCGCGGACTGGAGCTGCGCTACGGCGCGCGGGTCGAGGCGCTGCAGGTGCGCGGCCCGGAGCGGATCGCCCTGACCGGGCGCAACGGCGCCGGCAAGTCGACGCTGCTGCGCACGGTCGCCGGAGAGCTCGCCCCGCGGGCCGGTGAAGCGGCGGTGCACGTGCCGCTGCGCTATCTGCCGCAGCGGCTCGACGTGCTCGACGACGCGCTGAGCATCGTCGAGAACGTGGCCCTGCTGGCGCCCGCGGCGACCAACCAGCAGATCCGCGCCCGGCTGGCCCGGTTCCTGTTCCGGCAGGGCAGGGCGGACCAGATCGTGGGCACGCTGTCGGGCGGAGAGCGGTTCCGCGCCACGCTGGCGGCCCTGATGCTGGCAGAGCCGGCACCGCAGTTGCTGATGCTGGACGAGCCGACGAACAACCTGGACCTGGCGAGCGTGCGGCAGTTGGTCCGCGCGCTGGAGTCGTACGCGGGGGCGCTCGTGGTGGCCAGCCACGACGTGCGGTTCCTGCGCGACATCGGGATCACGCGCTGGCTGGCGCTGGACGGGGAGGTGAGCGACATCGAGCCGCTGTAG
- a CDS encoding enoyl-CoA hydratase/isomerase family protein, producing MSEGELRCSTDGGVATLVISNPAKRNAMTPDMWRALPGLLAGLAADRAVRAVVLTGAGGTFCAGADIGSLRAGSEGTQGLAEAAEEALAAFPKPTLAAVRGHCVGGGCQLAAACDLRFAAEDALFGVTPAKLGIVYPAGATRRLVRLVGPATAKYLLFSAELIDAARALRTGLADEVLPAPELGARVAEFTSVLAARSQLTQAAAKDFADTAAVYGDDGSPAGAGSDAARVAHWARQARAAGDTAEGVAAFLERREPRFTWTV from the coding sequence ATGAGCGAAGGTGAGCTGCGGTGCAGCACCGACGGGGGCGTGGCGACGCTGGTCATCAGCAACCCGGCCAAGCGCAACGCGATGACGCCGGACATGTGGCGCGCGCTGCCCGGACTGCTGGCGGGGCTCGCCGCGGACCGGGCGGTACGCGCGGTGGTGCTCACCGGCGCGGGCGGCACGTTCTGCGCGGGCGCCGACATCGGCTCGCTGCGGGCGGGCAGCGAGGGCACGCAGGGCCTCGCCGAGGCCGCGGAGGAGGCGCTCGCCGCCTTCCCCAAGCCGACGCTGGCCGCCGTACGAGGGCACTGCGTGGGCGGCGGCTGCCAGCTCGCGGCGGCCTGCGACCTGCGGTTCGCCGCCGAGGACGCGCTGTTCGGGGTCACCCCGGCCAAGCTGGGCATCGTCTACCCGGCGGGCGCGACGCGCCGGCTCGTGCGGCTGGTGGGCCCGGCGACGGCGAAGTACCTGCTGTTCTCCGCCGAGTTGATCGACGCCGCGCGGGCGCTGCGCACCGGCCTGGCGGACGAGGTGCTGCCCGCGCCGGAACTCGGCGCGCGGGTGGCGGAGTTCACGTCGGTGCTCGCGGCGCGCTCGCAGCTCACGCAGGCGGCGGCGAAGGACTTCGCGGACACGGCCGCGGTGTACGGGGACGACGGCTCGCCCGCCGGCGCCGGTTCGGACGCGGCACGTGTCGCGCACTGGGCCCGGCAGGCGCGCGCGGCCGGCGACACCGCGGAGGGCGTGGCCGCGTTCCTGGAGCGCCGCGAGCCGCGCTTCACCTGGACGGTCTGA
- a CDS encoding DJ-1/PfpI family protein, which yields MQIAIVLFDRFTALDAVGPYEMLGRMSGADVVTVAEARGPVRNDVGSLAVVADAALDEVGRPDIVVVPGGPGQSEQMADGPLHEWLRAVDEHTRWTTSVCTGSLVLAAAGLLRGRRATSHWLAREQLRAHGAEPAGERVVFDGKYVTAAGVSAGIDMSLTLVGRLQGDARGQAVQLATEYDPQPPYDAGAPEKAPAEIVRLLRSRSRFVLEGVRD from the coding sequence ATGCAGATCGCCATCGTGCTCTTCGACCGCTTCACCGCCCTCGACGCCGTCGGCCCGTACGAGATGCTCGGCCGCATGAGCGGCGCCGATGTCGTCACCGTCGCCGAGGCCCGCGGCCCGGTACGCAACGACGTCGGCAGCCTCGCCGTGGTCGCCGACGCCGCGCTGGACGAGGTCGGGCGGCCGGACATCGTTGTCGTCCCCGGCGGGCCCGGCCAGTCGGAGCAGATGGCCGACGGGCCGCTGCACGAGTGGCTGCGGGCCGTGGACGAGCACACCCGGTGGACCACTTCCGTGTGCACCGGCTCGCTGGTCCTCGCCGCCGCCGGCCTGCTGCGCGGGCGCCGCGCCACCTCGCACTGGCTCGCCCGCGAGCAGCTCCGCGCCCACGGCGCCGAGCCGGCCGGCGAACGGGTGGTCTTCGACGGCAAGTACGTCACCGCCGCCGGGGTCTCCGCCGGCATCGACATGAGCCTGACACTGGTCGGGCGGCTCCAGGGGGACGCGAGGGGGCAGGCTGTTCAGCTCGCCACCGAGTACGACCCGCAGCCGCCCTACGACGCGGGCGCACCGGAGAAGGCGCCGGCGGAGATCGTCCGACTGCTGCGCTCCCGCAGCCGGTTCGTCCTCGAAGGCGTACGGGACTGA
- a CDS encoding GlxA family transcriptional regulator codes for MAARTVLFVLFDDMQSLDLTGPLEVFAGAERATPGTYRIRTASVGGRPVRASSGLTLTPDGPLAGAPAPHTLVVPGGHGARRPQPEITGWLRDRAPAARRVVSVCTGAELLAGAGLLDGRRATTHWSYCEELARRHPAVDVDPDPIFVRDGDVATSAGVTSGIDLALALVEEDLGRDLALRIARHLVVFLRRPGNQAQFSTHLAAQTAQREPLRAVQQWIDEHPGGDLSVDTLAGRAGLSPRHFARAFRAETGVTPGRYVDGVRLEAARRLLEDSAYGVEEVARLCGYGTPEAMRRAFVRSLGASPAEYRRRFAAA; via the coding sequence ATGGCAGCGCGCACCGTCCTCTTCGTCCTCTTCGACGACATGCAGAGCCTCGACCTCACCGGCCCGCTGGAGGTGTTCGCCGGCGCCGAGCGGGCCACCCCCGGCACGTACCGGATACGCACCGCCTCCGTCGGCGGCCGGCCCGTGCGCGCCTCCTCCGGGCTCACGCTGACGCCCGACGGCCCGCTGGCCGGCGCCCCCGCGCCGCACACCCTCGTCGTGCCCGGGGGCCACGGCGCCCGCCGCCCGCAGCCGGAGATCACCGGCTGGCTGCGCGACCGGGCGCCCGCCGCCCGGCGGGTGGTCTCCGTCTGCACCGGCGCAGAACTGCTCGCCGGCGCCGGGCTGCTGGACGGGCGCCGGGCCACGACCCACTGGTCGTACTGCGAAGAACTCGCCCGCCGCCACCCGGCCGTCGACGTCGACCCCGACCCGATCTTCGTCCGCGACGGCGACGTGGCCACCTCCGCCGGCGTCACCTCCGGCATCGACCTCGCGCTCGCGCTCGTCGAGGAGGACCTGGGCCGCGACCTCGCGCTGCGCATCGCCCGCCACCTCGTGGTGTTCCTGCGGCGCCCGGGGAACCAGGCGCAGTTCAGCACCCATCTCGCCGCCCAGACCGCGCAGCGGGAGCCGCTGCGCGCGGTGCAGCAGTGGATCGACGAACACCCCGGCGGCGACCTGTCCGTGGACACGCTGGCCGGCCGGGCGGGCCTCTCGCCGCGCCACTTCGCGCGCGCCTTCCGGGCCGAGACGGGCGTGACGCCCGGGCGGTACGTCGACGGCGTGCGCCTGGAGGCGGCCCGCCGGCTGCTGGAGGACAGCGCGTACGGCGTCGAGGAGGTCGCCCGGCTCTGCGGCTACGGCACCCCGGAGGCGATGCGGCGCGCCTTCGTCCGGAGCCTCGGCGCCTCGCCCGCCGAGTACCGCCGCCGCTTCGCCGCCGCCTGA